Below is a genomic region from Tepidiforma bonchosmolovskayae.
GGGCGGCGCGGAAGCCGCAGGGGTAGGCGCGGCCGGGCGGGTCAGTAGCGGCCGCCGAGCTTGGCGTGGTCCCAGGAGTAGGTATCGACCGGCTTCACGCGCACCGTGACGCGCTTGGATGCGACCTTGAGGGCGGCCTCGGGGGTTTCCATCGGCGCGGGGATGCCGTTGTACTTTTCGCCGACGAGGGCCATGACGCGGGCGGTGAAGGGGGTGTCTTCGATGATTTCGGCGTCGCCTTCGATGACGAGGCCTTTGAGCTCGTGGTAGAGCTTGCCGGATTCGAGCATGACGGTGATTTTCGGATTGCGGCGGAGGTTCAGGACCTTCTGGCTCTTGGCGAAGGTGGTGAAGTGGATGAGGCCGTCGATGACGACGTACCACATGGCGACGAGGTGGGGGTAGCCCTTCGGCCCGATGGAGGCGACCTGGAGGGTCCAGCCCTGCTGGAGGAACTGCTGCTGCTCTTCGGGGGTGAGGGCAATTTCGGCGCGTCGGCTTGGCATAGGGGCGTGTATCCGCGGCTGGAGTGTGGTTGCCGGCTCAGTAGACCGCACCATGCGGGCTGAGGGCAAGGCGCGCAGCGTGGCCGCGGAGGCATGGCGGGCGGATAATGGCCGGATGAGCAACGGAACCCGCCAGCCCATCGTCTATCCGCCCCACACGAAGGTTGACCTGCGGAAGTTCGACCCGGCAGCGACGAACGGGATGACCAGGGAGGAGGCTGAGGCGGAGATCGTCGGCCTGCGGCTGCGGCTGAACGAACTGCAGAACGTGCTGTATGCGGATGCACGGTATGGGCTGCTGGTGGTGCTCCAGGGGATTGATGCAGCGGGGAAGGACAGCACGATCAATTCGGTATTTGAGCAGGTCGGGCCGATCGGCTGTTCGGTGGTGAGCTTCAAGGCGCCGACACCGGAAGAGCTGGCGCACGACTACCTCTGGCGTTACCACAAGGTGATGCCGGAGCGCGGGCACATCACGATTTTCAACAGGTCGTACTACGAGGCGGTGCTGGTGGAGCGGGTGAAGGAGATCGTTCCGAAGACAACCTGGGAGCAGCGGTACGAAGACATCAACCGGCTGGAGGAGTACCTGCTTCGGAACGGTACGGTGGTGATGAAGTTCTTCCTGGCGATTTCGAAGGAGGAGCAGCGGGAGCGGCTGCAGGAGCGGATCGACAACCCGAAGAAGCAGTGGAAGTTCCGGCTGCAGGACCTGGAGGAGCGGAAGTACTGGGACGCGTACCTTGAGGCGTTCGAGGACATGCTGGAGCGGTGCAATACGAAGCACGCGCCGTGGCATGTGGTGCCGGCGAACCGGAAGTGGTACCGGGACGTCGTGGTCGCGCGGGCGCTGGTGGAGAAGCTGGAGTCGCTCGGGCTGCGGTATCCGCCGGCGGACCCGGCGGTGCTGGGCCTGAAGGTGGAGTAGGCGGCTACCAGCCGAGGGCGGCTTCGATCCCCTCGATGGTGGCGGGGGCCCGGGTGATGTCGGGCGTGCAGTGGGCGACCGCGGTGTCGGGGTCTTTGAGGCCGTGGCCGGTGAGGATGGCGACGGCCCGTCCGCCGCGGAGCCTGCCGCTGCGGCCGAGCTTGAGGAGGCCGGCGACGGAGGCGGCGCTGGCCGGTTCGACGAAGAGGCCTTCGCGGCGGGCAAGGAGGCGGTAGGCCTCGAGGATGTCGTCGTCGGTGACGGCTTCGATGAGGCCTTCGGATTCGTCGCGGGCGGCGATGGCGGTTTTCCAGCTGGCCGGGTTGCCGATGCGGATGGCGGTGGCGATGGTCTGGGGGTTGGGTACGGGCTGGCCGGAAACGAGCGGGGCGGCGCCGGCGGCCTGGAAGCCGAGCATGCGGGGGTGGCGGGCGGCGAGGCCGCGCTCCGCGCACTCGCGGAAGCCTTTCCAGCAGGCGGTGATGTTGCCGGCGTTGCCGACGGGGATGGCGAGGACGTCGGGGGCATCGCCGAGGGCATCGCAGATTTCGTAGGCGGCGGTCTTCTGGCCTTCGATGCGGTGGGGGTTGACGGAGTTGACGAGGGCGATGGGGTGGCGGGCGGTGAGTTCGCGGGCGGCGCGGAGGGCGTCGTCGAAGTTGCCGTCGATTTCGATGATGCGGGCGCCGTAGGCGAAGGCCTGGGCCATTTTGCCGGCTGCGACCTTGCCCCCCGGGACGAGGACGTAGCAGTCGATGCCGGTGTGGGCGGCGTAAGCGGCGGCGCTGGCGCTGGTGTTGCCGGTGGAGGCGCACATGATGGCGCGGGCGCCGGATTCGAGGGCTTTGGCGACGGCGACGACCATGCCGCGGTCTTTGAAGGAGCCGGTGGGGTTGCAGGCTTCAAGCTTGAACCAGAGCTCATCGAGGCCGCATTCGGCGGCGAGGCTGGCTGCGCGGACGAGGGGGGTTTCGCCTTCGCCGAGAGAGATGCGGGGGGTGCGGTCGGTGAGGGGCAGGACGTCGGCCCAGCGGTAGAGGACGCCGCGGGGGCGGATGGTGGCTGCGGTCACGGTTCCTCCGGGGGGCGGAAGGCGTGGAATTTCATCTCCCGGAGCTCCTGTTCGAGCACCTGGATCTGCTTGCGGCGCTGTTTTTCGTACATGGCGTTGAACTTGGCGAACTCTTCGCGGACGTGGTCGACGACCTCTGCGATATCGCGGCGCATGGTGGCGACCCGTTCGCCGAGGCCGGAGTGGCGGCCTTCCAGGAGGGTAATTTCGCCCTGGAGCTTATCGACGGTGCCGACGAGCCGGTCGGTGAGCGCCTCGAGCTGGTTGAGGCGATTGTCGATGCGGTGGTGCTCTTCGCGCCAGAGGGCGATTTCGTCGATGAGCTCCTGGCGGTAGTCGCGCTCGTGGGCGACGGCGGAGATGAGCTCTTCGTTGCGGCGGACCATTTCGCCGACGACCTGGAGGCGCTCGAAGACGACCTCGAAGCGGTCATCGAGGTCGCCGAGCACGACCTGCTTGACGCGCTCTTCGAGGTCGCGGTTGACCTCGATGGTGCGTTCGAGGCGGAGGCCGAACTGCTGGACCTGCTGCTCGACCTCGCGCTGGCGTTCGAGGAGGGTCTGGAGCTGCTGGGCGACCTGGGAGGTTTGCTGCTGGACCTGGGCGACATCGGCGAGGACGAGGCCGAGCTGGTGGGTGGCGGTATCGATCCGGCGGATGGCCTCGCTGCGCTCCTGGCGGTCGTACTCGGATTCGGCGCGGAGAAGGCGGGACTGATGCTCGGCTTCGGCGCGGACGGTGCTGACGGCCTGGCGGAGGTCTTCCATGGCCTGGTCGATGGCGTTGAGCTTTTCGGGGAGGCCACGGAAGGGGAGGAAGCGCGGCTCCATGTCGCGGATGGCGCGCTCGGCGGCGTCGAGCTGTTCGGAGAGGTCGTGGACCTGGCGGCGGAGCTGGTCGAGGTAGGCGACGGTGCGGGCCTGTTCTTCACGCGCGGCGCGGAGCTGGCCCTCGAGCCAGGTGAGGAGTTCGGTGATGGCCTGGGCCTGGGGTTCGCCGGGCATGTCAGCCCTCCACGCGGAGGAAGGCTGAAACCTGGACGACAACGGGGAGCGTGGCCATTTCGCGGAGGGCGGCCTGGACGGCGCCTTCGCGGGCGCGGTGGGTCATGATGACGAGGTCGGCCGTCTGGGCGTCGGTGTCGGTTTCTTTCTGGCTGACGGCGGCGATGCTGACCTCGTGGTCGCCGAGGGTGCGTGCGATCTGGGCGAGGACGCCGGGGCGGTCGGTGACCTTCACGCGGAGATAGTAGCGGGTTTCGAGGTGTTCGAGGCCAAGGACGGGGATATCGCCTTCGGGGCCCCAGTATTTCCGTTCGCGGGTGCCAAGGACGATGGCGTGGGCGAGGTCGAGAAGGTCGGCGACGACGGCAGAGGAGGTGGGCTCGGAGCCGGCGCCGCGGCCCTGGAAGAGGACGGTGCCAGTGAGGTCGCCATGGATCTGCACGGCGTTGTAGACGCCGTCGACGCGGGCGAGGGGCTCATGCATCGGGATGAAGGCAGGGGCGACGCGGGCGATGATGCCGGCCGGGGTGCGCTCGGCGATGGCGAGGAGCTTGATGGCGTAGCCGAGCTCGCGGGCGGCTTCGAAGTCGCTGGCGGAGAGTTTGGTGATGCCCTCGGTGTGGACCTGGCGGGGGTGGACGCGGGTGCGGAAGCCGAGGGTGGCCATGATAGCGAGCTTGTAGGCCGCGTCGTAGCCTTCGACGTCGTTCGTGGG
It encodes:
- a CDS encoding coiled-coil domain-containing protein — its product is MPGEPQAQAITELLTWLEGQLRAAREEQARTVAYLDQLRRQVHDLSEQLDAAERAIRDMEPRFLPFRGLPEKLNAIDQAMEDLRQAVSTVRAEAEHQSRLLRAESEYDRQERSEAIRRIDTATHQLGLVLADVAQVQQQTSQVAQQLQTLLERQREVEQQVQQFGLRLERTIEVNRDLEERVKQVVLGDLDDRFEVVFERLQVVGEMVRRNEELISAVAHERDYRQELIDEIALWREEHHRIDNRLNQLEALTDRLVGTVDKLQGEITLLEGRHSGLGERVATMRRDIAEVVDHVREEFAKFNAMYEKQRRKQIQVLEQELREMKFHAFRPPEEP
- the thrC gene encoding threonine synthase gives rise to the protein MTAATIRPRGVLYRWADVLPLTDRTPRISLGEGETPLVRAASLAAECGLDELWFKLEACNPTGSFKDRGMVVAVAKALESGARAIMCASTGNTSASAAAYAAHTGIDCYVLVPGGKVAAGKMAQAFAYGARIIEIDGNFDDALRAARELTARHPIALVNSVNPHRIEGQKTAAYEICDALGDAPDVLAIPVGNAGNITACWKGFRECAERGLAARHPRMLGFQAAGAAPLVSGQPVPNPQTIATAIRIGNPASWKTAIAARDESEGLIEAVTDDDILEAYRLLARREGLFVEPASAASVAGLLKLGRSGRLRGGRAVAILTGHGLKDPDTAVAHCTPDITRAPATIEGIEAALGW
- a CDS encoding polyphosphate kinase 2 family protein, with the protein product MSNGTRQPIVYPPHTKVDLRKFDPAATNGMTREEAEAEIVGLRLRLNELQNVLYADARYGLLVVLQGIDAAGKDSTINSVFEQVGPIGCSVVSFKAPTPEELAHDYLWRYHKVMPERGHITIFNRSYYEAVLVERVKEIVPKTTWEQRYEDINRLEEYLLRNGTVVMKFFLAISKEEQRERLQERIDNPKKQWKFRLQDLEERKYWDAYLEAFEDMLERCNTKHAPWHVVPANRKWYRDVVVARALVEKLESLGLRYPPADPAVLGLKVE
- a CDS encoding pyridoxamine 5'-phosphate oxidase family protein codes for the protein MPSRRAEIALTPEEQQQFLQQGWTLQVASIGPKGYPHLVAMWYVVIDGLIHFTTFAKSQKVLNLRRNPKITVMLESGKLYHELKGLVIEGDAEIIEDTPFTARVMALVGEKYNGIPAPMETPEAALKVASKRVTVRVKPVDTYSWDHAKLGGRY
- a CDS encoding homoserine dehydrogenase; its protein translation is MPTDGARRQIGVGLIGLGVVGSGVARALIERRDYFARQVGAEIVVRRAAVRDLAKPRAVELPPGTLTDDVGAVLDDPSIDIIVEVIGGEEPAGTYIRRAIQAGKHVVTANKELIAKSGPELLAEAHSRGLDIMFEASVGGGIPLIAPLRRDLLANKITSIRAIINGTTNYILTSMANNAAVAEALHRQGLEPPPGGYAEALRAAQELGYAEPDPTNDVEGYDAAYKLAIMATLGFRTRVHPRQVHTEGITKLSASDFEAARELGYAIKLLAIAERTPAGIIARVAPAFIPMHEPLARVDGVYNAVQIHGDLTGTVLFQGRGAGSEPTSSAVVADLLDLAHAIVLGTRERKYWGPEGDIPVLGLEHLETRYYLRVKVTDRPGVLAQIARTLGDHEVSIAAVSQKETDTDAQTADLVIMTHRAREGAVQAALREMATLPVVVQVSAFLRVEG